A single Parabacteroides timonensis DNA region contains:
- a CDS encoding ATP-binding protein has protein sequence MDTYENLSREELINRIKVLETDIAQYALKDAEIEKMNENLLNQRKINFLNILMNTILSNIFVAISVKDVFDSFKYIYFNQAAEDFMGVNASEVIGKTDFDLFSDPRRAHEIRTEDYSTINHGRSDKSMIEYEKPNGEIRVVNMVRLLITNPDPGASPLLLAMLWDITEQRQNELDLIKAQEADKMKNAFIANMSHEIRTPLNAIVGFSRLITETDNASEQQEFLTIINNNSDLLLQLINDILDFAKIESGTLNYNISWVDLKDICHEVYVSQSLKMTSDVALLFHGDLLPSVRIQTDTQRVEQVLLNLLSNAIKCTYQGFVSLSYEVEGEFVRVSVTDTGIGIAKEKQASVFDRFVKLDDFRQGTGLGLSICKMIIEKLGGEIGLRSELGKGSTFWFTLPITDSTAPALNEKDDKVPTEIIPDALPGQFTILVAEDVLENYLLLQAVLKQQYRLIYAENGEVAVQMFKIYKPDLILMDIKMPVMDGFSATCDIRRLSSDVPILALSAFAFDKEKEKAKDCQFDDYLVKPVDIPLLKYKIKYYLNKNKEKI, from the coding sequence ATGGATACATACGAAAACCTTTCCAGGGAAGAGTTGATAAATCGAATAAAAGTTTTGGAGACAGATATTGCCCAATATGCTTTGAAAGATGCTGAAATAGAGAAAATGAACGAAAATCTTCTGAATCAGCGGAAAATAAACTTTCTGAACATATTAATGAATACTATTCTCTCTAATATTTTTGTGGCAATTTCAGTAAAAGACGTTTTTGATAGTTTCAAATATATCTATTTCAATCAGGCTGCAGAAGATTTTATGGGGGTGAATGCCTCTGAGGTGATCGGGAAAACAGATTTTGATCTTTTCTCCGATCCGCGGAGAGCCCATGAAATCCGTACAGAAGATTATTCAACCATAAATCATGGAAGATCGGATAAGTCGATGATCGAATATGAGAAGCCTAATGGTGAGATCCGTGTTGTAAATATGGTTCGCCTTTTAATTACGAATCCGGACCCGGGAGCTTCCCCTTTATTGTTGGCTATGCTTTGGGATATTACTGAACAACGTCAAAATGAACTGGACCTGATTAAAGCGCAAGAGGCCGATAAGATGAAGAATGCTTTTATTGCTAATATGAGTCATGAAATACGAACGCCTTTGAATGCAATTGTCGGTTTCTCAAGATTAATCACAGAAACGGATAATGCAAGTGAACAGCAAGAGTTCCTTACAATAATCAATAATAACAGTGATCTGTTACTCCAGCTGATTAATGATATCCTTGATTTTGCAAAAATAGAATCAGGAACATTGAACTATAATATTTCATGGGTAGATTTGAAAGATATTTGTCATGAAGTATATGTTTCACAATCCCTGAAAATGACATCGGATGTCGCTTTATTGTTTCATGGGGATTTACTGCCTTCTGTTAGAATACAGACAGATACACAGCGTGTTGAGCAGGTATTGCTCAATCTTCTTTCCAATGCAATAAAATGTACTTATCAGGGTTTTGTCTCTTTGTCATACGAAGTTGAAGGAGAGTTTGTCCGTGTTTCTGTTACCGATACCGGGATCGGAATTGCAAAAGAGAAGCAGGCTTCTGTCTTTGACCGGTTTGTAAAACTGGATGATTTCAGGCAGGGGACAGGCTTAGGTTTATCCATTTGTAAAATGATCATAGAAAAACTGGGTGGAGAAATAGGACTCAGGTCGGAATTGGGAAAAGGCTCTACTTTCTGGTTTACTTTGCCTATAACCGATTCAACAGCTCCTGCACTAAATGAAAAAGACGATAAGGTACCTACAGAGATTATTCCGGATGCTTTACCGGGTCAATTTACTATTCTTGTTGCAGAGGATGTACTGGAAAATTACCTTTTGTTGCAGGCTGTCCTGAAGCAGCAGTATCGCCTGATCTACGCGGAGAATGGGGAAGTAGCAGTACAGATGTTTAAAATTTATAAACCCGATTTAATCCTGATGGATATAAAAATGCCTGTAATGGATGGATTTTCTGCAACCTGCGATATACGGAGGCTTTCCTCGGATGTCCCAATTCTGGCTCTCTCTGCATTTGCATTCGATAAGGAAAAAGAGAAGGCTAAAGATTGTCAATTCGATGATTATCTGGTCAAACCGGTTGACATACCTTTGTTGAAATATAAAATCAAATATTACCTAAATAAAAACAAAGAGAAGATATGA
- a CDS encoding DJ-1 family glyoxalase III gives MKQAFVFLATGFEEIEALGTVDILRRGGIRVSTVSIMGELKVMGAHNIPVVADFVFEEADFSAVDALILPGGIPGSNHLNTCTRLKELILKKYQEDVILAAICAGPMVLGGLGLLKGRRATCFPNFEPTMIGATPTYTGVEQDGNIITCKGPGFVFEFGLAILKSLRDEEIADEVAAALQVNM, from the coding sequence ATGAAACAAGCATTTGTGTTCCTGGCAACAGGATTTGAAGAAATTGAAGCACTAGGTACTGTCGATATATTACGCAGAGGAGGTATCAGGGTATCGACTGTCTCTATTATGGGAGAATTGAAAGTAATGGGAGCACATAACATTCCTGTTGTAGCTGATTTTGTTTTTGAAGAAGCGGATTTCAGTGCTGTGGATGCTTTGATCCTCCCCGGAGGTATTCCCGGTAGTAATCACTTGAATACCTGTACACGCCTGAAGGAACTTATCCTGAAAAAATATCAGGAAGACGTAATATTGGCTGCTATTTGTGCCGGACCTATGGTTTTAGGAGGCTTAGGCCTGTTAAAAGGCCGTAGGGCTACTTGTTTTCCTAATTTCGAACCCACCATGATAGGAGCAACACCAACCTATACCGGTGTAGAACAGGATGGTAACATCATAACCTGCAAAGGTCCGGGATTTGTTTTTGAATTTGGATTAGCCATTCTGAAATCTCTCCGCGACGAAGAAATCGCAGATGAAGTGGCTGCAGCTTTACAAGTCAATATGTAA
- the guaD gene encoding guanine deaminase, producing MNDSIQIFKGEVFYFKDSPLKREDSYCYYPDGALVVSEGKVMEAGLYDRLKEKYNNAYLTDYSEKLLMPGLIDSHIHYPQSEMIGMYGKQLLDWLNQYTYPTEEAFASQEHAERVARLFVNELFRNGTTCCMAYATVHKTSVDALFSVASEYNMRMLTGKVMMDRNAPRALTDTEESGYTDSRALIESWHKNGRNLYVVTPRFSITSTHGQLITAARLHEEYPDTYIQTHLSENKGEIDSTLSLSPECQDYLEVYERAGLVTDRSVFGHCIHLSDSECRRMAEAGAIIAHCPTSNLFLGSGLFNMQQANRINIQTTLATDVGGGTSFSLWKTMAESYKIQQLNGYSMSVFESLYKCTRGTAKALMLDDKIGSFEPGREADFIVVDCTATSSQQMRKEYLQRIGKWTLENKLFGLQTLGDDRNIAATYLMGSPVYLSDTGNHQETGV from the coding sequence ATGAACGATTCAATACAAATATTTAAAGGAGAAGTCTTTTATTTCAAAGATTCACCTCTGAAAAGAGAAGATTCTTATTGTTATTATCCGGACGGAGCCTTGGTTGTATCGGAAGGAAAAGTGATGGAAGCGGGGCTATATGATAGACTCAAAGAAAAATATAATAACGCATATCTGACAGATTATTCAGAGAAATTGCTGATGCCCGGATTGATCGATTCGCATATCCATTATCCTCAGTCGGAAATGATCGGTATGTATGGAAAACAGTTACTTGACTGGTTGAACCAATATACATATCCTACAGAAGAAGCTTTTGCATCACAAGAGCATGCAGAAAGAGTTGCCAGGCTTTTCGTTAACGAACTATTTAGAAATGGAACGACCTGCTGTATGGCTTATGCAACAGTTCATAAAACCTCGGTAGATGCGCTCTTTTCTGTTGCTTCAGAATATAATATGAGGATGCTTACCGGAAAAGTTATGATGGACCGTAATGCCCCTCGGGCATTAACAGATACGGAGGAGAGTGGTTATACAGATAGCCGTGCACTTATCGAATCCTGGCATAAGAATGGGCGTAATCTTTATGTTGTTACTCCCAGGTTTTCAATAACATCCACACATGGTCAATTGATCACTGCCGCCCGTTTACACGAAGAATATCCGGATACTTATATTCAAACACATCTTTCAGAAAACAAGGGAGAAATAGACTCAACTCTTTCTTTGTCACCTGAATGTCAGGATTATCTCGAGGTTTACGAACGTGCAGGATTGGTGACGGATCGTTCTGTATTCGGACATTGCATTCATCTTTCTGACTCAGAATGCCGACGAATGGCTGAAGCAGGAGCTATCATAGCTCATTGTCCGACATCTAATCTGTTTCTTGGAAGCGGTTTATTTAATATGCAGCAGGCTAATCGTATAAACATACAAACAACGCTTGCCACAGATGTGGGTGGTGGAACTTCTTTTTCTCTTTGGAAAACAATGGCAGAATCTTATAAGATACAACAGTTGAACGGTTATTCGATGTCTGTATTCGAATCTTTATATAAATGTACACGTGGCACGGCTAAAGCTTTGATGCTGGATGATAAAATAGGTAGCTTTGAACCTGGCCGCGAAGCCGATTTTATTGTAGTGGATTGTACGGCTACATCTTCTCAACAAATGCGGAAAGAGTATCTTCAACGTATTGGAAAATGGACTCTTGAAAATAAGCTGTTCGGACTTCAAACATTGGGTGACGACCGTAATATAGCGGCAACTTATTTGATGGGAAGTCCTGTGTATCTTTCAGATACGGGCAATCATCAGGAAACAGGTGTGTAA
- a CDS encoding 4Fe-4S binding protein, with the protein MNKQYLYSSAIAAFSIAVLLIIVQVVPSKPLLLLERLFPLGGWIQICIAIIYGALLCYKMQDRKERPKWRTRAWLLFSVVFFGQLLLSILVNSVFLMTGKLHLPVPAIILAGPLYRMEGLFMPILFLSTLLLSGPAWCSQLCYFGAFDAWSAKGKTDKKPFRFHRQLRYSVLFLVIAGAIILRLTGAEGWTATLAGIAVGLIGLIIMLLLSRRYKKMIHCSSYCPIGTLVSFMKYLSPFRVKLNNDCTHCMACLKSCKYDALHKENIEKGQIGYTCTYCGDCLSACKHGGLEYRFLRLRPATAERLWIIITVVLHTCFLMIARI; encoded by the coding sequence ATGAACAAACAATATCTCTATTCTTCTGCCATAGCGGCTTTTTCAATAGCAGTTTTGCTGATTATTGTGCAAGTCGTTCCATCTAAGCCTTTGCTTTTACTGGAACGGTTATTCCCTTTAGGTGGTTGGATACAAATCTGCATAGCCATTATTTATGGAGCACTGCTTTGCTATAAAATGCAGGACAGGAAAGAACGTCCCAAATGGAGAACAAGGGCTTGGTTGCTTTTCTCGGTTGTCTTTTTCGGACAGTTGTTGCTGAGTATTTTGGTTAACTCCGTATTCCTCATGACCGGAAAGCTACACCTGCCTGTTCCGGCTATTATTCTTGCAGGCCCGCTATACAGGATGGAAGGATTATTTATGCCAATTCTTTTCCTGAGTACATTATTGCTTTCCGGACCGGCTTGGTGCAGTCAACTTTGTTATTTTGGGGCATTTGATGCCTGGAGTGCGAAAGGAAAGACGGATAAAAAACCTTTTCGTTTTCATCGTCAGCTACGTTACAGTGTTTTGTTTCTGGTAATTGCAGGGGCAATTATTTTAAGATTAACCGGAGCTGAAGGCTGGACAGCTACACTTGCTGGAATTGCCGTAGGATTGATCGGACTAATAATTATGCTGTTGTTATCGCGACGATACAAGAAAATGATCCATTGCAGCAGTTATTGCCCTATCGGGACATTAGTCTCATTTATGAAATACCTCTCTCCTTTTCGGGTAAAACTGAATAACGATTGCACACATTGCATGGCCTGTTTAAAATCCTGCAAATATGATGCTTTACATAAAGAAAACATAGAAAAAGGACAAATCGGATACACCTGTACCTATTGTGGAGATTGCCTTTCCGCCTGCAAACATGGAGGACTCGAATACCGTTTTTTGCGGCTGCGCCCGGCAACCGCCGAACGGCTCTGGATCATTATAACCGTTGTGTTACACACCTGTTTCCTGATGATTGCCCGTATCTGA
- a CDS encoding putative signal transducing protein, whose protein sequence is MKTVFLSTLENSFQAGLLKDLLINEGIESFFKNENISNVLGNISGFQLEIYVFEKDYERANEILKEALPQLVGE, encoded by the coding sequence ATGAAAACAGTTTTTTTATCAACATTAGAAAATAGTTTCCAGGCAGGTCTTTTGAAGGATTTACTGATCAATGAAGGTATAGAGTCTTTCTTTAAGAACGAAAACATATCTAATGTATTGGGGAATATCTCCGGTTTTCAGCTAGAGATATATGTTTTTGAAAAGGATTATGAGAGGGCTAATGAAATTCTGAAAGAAGCTCTTCCACAATTGGTGGGCGAATAA
- a CDS encoding class I SAM-dependent methyltransferase codes for MKIARKLYYAFPPSLRFVVRRLFYLPIDFYEGLTGKRDKMTPMRGMIFIGSGDFKKQGGHLLDLVVKYADLKPSGKILDVGCGIGRLAVPLTRYLNADGQYDGFDIVKKGIDWCKKKITVSFPNFHFLYIDLKNDLYNLSTDDKAKDFKFPYPQKTFDCVVLTSVFTHMMPDDVDNYLGQISKVMKQDGKCLATFFLLTPEIKQQMKEDVIEFKFLHSFNGYSLMDKKVKEANIAFDESYLDSLLEKNGLFAESKYQGSWSHGASPLDFQDVVIIRKK; via the coding sequence ATGAAAATAGCAAGAAAGCTATATTATGCTTTTCCACCCTCTTTACGCTTTGTGGTGAGAAGATTGTTCTATCTCCCTATTGATTTTTATGAAGGCCTTACAGGAAAAAGGGATAAAATGACCCCTATGCGCGGAATGATTTTTATCGGATCGGGCGATTTTAAAAAGCAAGGGGGTCATTTGCTCGATCTGGTTGTTAAGTATGCCGATTTAAAACCGTCTGGCAAAATTCTGGATGTGGGTTGCGGTATCGGACGTTTAGCTGTTCCCTTAACCCGTTATTTGAATGCAGATGGGCAGTATGATGGTTTTGACATTGTAAAAAAAGGAATAGATTGGTGCAAAAAGAAAATAACGGTTAGTTTCCCCAACTTCCATTTTTTATACATAGACTTAAAAAATGACCTTTATAATTTGAGTACGGATGATAAAGCTAAGGACTTTAAATTTCCTTATCCTCAGAAAACATTTGATTGTGTCGTGCTCACTTCCGTTTTTACGCATATGATGCCGGATGACGTCGATAATTATCTGGGGCAGATTTCCAAGGTAATGAAACAAGATGGAAAATGTTTGGCTACATTCTTCTTATTAACTCCGGAGATAAAACAACAAATGAAGGAAGATGTGATTGAGTTTAAGTTTCTTCATTCCTTTAACGGTTATAGCTTGATGGATAAAAAGGTTAAGGAAGCTAATATTGCTTTTGATGAATCATATCTGGATTCTCTGTTGGAAAAGAATGGTTTATTCGCAGAATCGAAATATCAGGGAAGTTGGTCTCATGGCGCTTCTCCGCTGGATTTTCAGGATGTAGTTATTATAAGGAAGAAATAA
- a CDS encoding type IX secretion system plug protein: MRVYCLLFLLFCAAVMQANAQQTYFTDVNSKLIKTLQVKVAGEFISEPYIELNGGQQIQINFDALEQGGVRYSYSIIHCDANWQKSILSPIQYMSGFQGLTIDDFANSINTTTQYTNYNLLLPNDDVQFKISGNYAVQIYNEDIPDQIVLTACFSVVEPMINIAASVSGNTDIDTNQTHQQVSFTINNKNFPIPYPQTDLKIFVYQDNRRDNAVSGLQPMSIQENQISYTYNRNLIFSAGNEYRRMEFLSTKYNGMHIENISYHNPYYNVELMTDHKRSNQTYQYDQDQDGRFFIRCSSCDDPDTEADYCIVHFALACDPFLDGNVYLNGELFHNVLDEKSKMGYNFETHQYEKAVLLKQGSYNYQYLYVPNGSTVGETGPIEGNYYQTENEYSIYVYYRPMGTQYDRLIGVTTVKNAMQVF; this comes from the coding sequence ATGAGAGTATATTGTTTATTATTTTTGTTGTTTTGTGCCGCTGTAATGCAGGCCAATGCTCAGCAAACGTACTTTACCGACGTTAACAGCAAGCTGATAAAAACCCTTCAGGTGAAGGTGGCAGGAGAGTTTATTTCCGAGCCTTATATCGAATTGAACGGAGGTCAGCAGATCCAGATCAACTTCGATGCGTTGGAACAGGGTGGTGTCCGCTACTCCTATTCTATCATCCATTGTGATGCCAACTGGCAGAAGTCCATCCTCTCTCCCATTCAATATATGAGTGGTTTTCAGGGATTAACAATAGATGACTTCGCGAATTCCATTAACACCACGACGCAGTACACAAACTATAATCTGCTGTTGCCGAATGACGACGTGCAGTTCAAAATCTCCGGGAATTATGCAGTACAGATCTACAATGAAGATATTCCGGACCAGATTGTTCTGACCGCCTGCTTCTCTGTTGTAGAACCGATGATCAATATTGCGGCATCTGTCAGTGGAAACACGGATATCGATACTAACCAGACTCACCAACAGGTAAGCTTCACTATTAACAACAAGAATTTCCCGATCCCATATCCTCAGACGGATCTGAAGATATTTGTTTATCAGGATAATCGTCGTGATAATGCAGTCTCTGGCTTACAACCGATGTCGATACAAGAAAATCAGATATCATATACTTACAACCGCAATCTTATTTTTTCTGCAGGTAATGAGTATCGGCGCATGGAATTCCTGAGTACTAAATACAACGGGATGCATATTGAAAATATATCTTACCATAATCCTTATTACAATGTGGAGTTGATGACCGATCATAAACGCAGTAACCAGACCTATCAGTACGATCAGGATCAGGACGGGCGCTTTTTCATCCGGTGTAGTAGTTGTGACGATCCGGACACGGAAGCGGACTATTGTATAGTGCATTTTGCCTTAGCCTGTGATCCTTTCCTCGATGGAAATGTTTACCTGAACGGCGAACTATTCCATAACGTACTGGATGAAAAGAGCAAAATGGGATATAATTTTGAAACCCATCAATATGAAAAGGCAGTACTGCTTAAACAGGGAAGTTACAATTATCAGTATCTTTATGTACCGAATGGCAGCACTGTGGGCGAAACCGGTCCTATTGAAGGAAACTATTACCAAACGGAAAACGAATATAGTATTTATGTTTATTACCGTCCGATGGGGACTCAATATGACCGTTTAATCGGCGTAACGACGGTAAAAAATGCAATGCAGGTATTTTAA
- a CDS encoding Na(+)-translocating NADH-quinone reductase subunit A, which translates to MANVIKIKKGLDINLKGKASDVLLNTGKSDSYAIVPDYYNGITPKVVAKVGEKVKAGSVLMIDKNRPEIKFVSPVSGEVTAVNRGEKRKVLSIVVKPDTQIEYEDFGKKNVSSLKSEEVKEALLNGGMWPFIKQRPYDIVATPSDEPRDIFVSAFYSAPLAPNFDFILKGQEADFQTGLDALAKLTKGKVYVGVRKGSSVNVKGVETVEFEGPHPAGNVGVQINHIKPVNKLEVVWVVNPADVIVIGRLFNKGVADFSRLVAITGSETTERGYVKTISGCTINSLVAGKILEGKEDLRIISGNVLTGTKVRKDDYLGAYDNQITVIPEGDKTYDFFGWATPGFGKYSVSHSFFTWLAPKSKEYVIDARIKGGKRAMIMSNEYEKVFPMSIYPEYLLKAIIAFDIDKMENLGIYEVAPEDFALCEFVDTSKIEIQKIVRQGLDLLYKEMN; encoded by the coding sequence ATGGCAAATGTGATTAAGATTAAAAAGGGTTTAGACATTAATCTGAAGGGCAAAGCTTCGGACGTACTGTTAAACACCGGGAAAAGCGACAGTTATGCTATCGTCCCCGATTATTATAACGGTATTACCCCCAAAGTTGTTGCCAAAGTAGGAGAAAAAGTCAAAGCCGGTTCTGTATTGATGATCGATAAGAACCGCCCGGAGATCAAGTTCGTTTCACCCGTTAGCGGTGAAGTAACTGCCGTAAACCGAGGAGAGAAGCGTAAAGTGCTTAGCATCGTTGTTAAGCCGGACACGCAGATCGAGTACGAGGATTTCGGTAAGAAAAATGTGTCTTCGCTGAAAAGTGAAGAGGTAAAAGAAGCCCTGCTCAATGGTGGTATGTGGCCTTTTATCAAACAGCGTCCGTACGATATCGTAGCTACGCCGTCAGATGAACCGCGTGACATTTTCGTGTCTGCGTTCTATTCTGCACCGTTGGCTCCGAATTTCGATTTCATTTTGAAAGGACAGGAAGCTGATTTCCAGACCGGGTTGGATGCACTGGCAAAACTTACCAAAGGTAAAGTGTATGTCGGTGTCAGAAAAGGTTCTTCCGTGAATGTGAAAGGTGTTGAAACGGTTGAGTTTGAAGGACCACATCCTGCAGGTAACGTAGGGGTACAGATCAACCATATCAAACCGGTGAACAAACTCGAAGTAGTTTGGGTGGTAAACCCGGCAGATGTGATCGTTATCGGTCGTCTGTTTAACAAAGGTGTAGCTGATTTCAGCCGTTTGGTTGCTATCACAGGTTCTGAAACAACAGAAAGAGGATACGTTAAAACTATTTCCGGTTGTACGATCAACAGTTTGGTTGCAGGAAAGATCCTGGAAGGCAAGGAAGATCTTCGTATCATCAGCGGAAATGTGCTGACCGGAACGAAAGTTCGTAAAGATGATTATTTGGGTGCTTACGATAATCAGATCACCGTGATCCCTGAAGGAGACAAAACTTATGACTTCTTCGGTTGGGCAACTCCGGGATTCGGAAAATACAGTGTAAGTCATTCTTTCTTTACCTGGTTGGCTCCGAAGAGCAAAGAATATGTAATCGATGCACGTATCAAAGGAGGTAAACGCGCCATGATCATGTCGAACGAATACGAAAAAGTATTCCCGATGAGCATCTATCCCGAATACCTGCTGAAAGCCATTATCGCTTTCGATATCGATAAAATGGAAAATCTGGGTATCTATGAAGTTGCCCCGGAAGATTTTGCACTTTGTGAATTTGTTGACACTTCCAAGATCGAGATCCAGAAGATCGTACGTCAGGGATTGGATCTGTTATACAAGGAAATGAATTAA
- a CDS encoding NADH:ubiquinone reductase (Na(+)-transporting) subunit B, whose translation MKALRNYLDKIKPNFEEGGKLAMFRSVFEGVETFLFVPSTTSKSGVHIHDYIDSKRTMTVVIIALLPALLFGMYNVGYQHNLAVGADPGFLMTFIFGFLAVLPKIIVSYVVGLGIEFAVAQVKKEEIQEGFLVSGILIPMIVPIDTPLWMIAVATAFAVIFAKEVFGGTGYNVFNVALVTRAFLFFAYPAAMSGDQVFVRTADTFGLGAGTVVDGFSGATPLGQVAIAGKDMIGSFQTVDVLGNPMTTWDMFLGLIPGSIGETSVLAILIGAVILLYTQIASWKTMLSVFVGGAVMAAIFNMIGTTVAMCVSPIDHLFLGGFAFGAVFMATDPVTSARTETGKYIYGFLVGAMAIIIRALNPGYPEGMMLAILLMNVFAPLIDYYVVEANINRRLKRVIK comes from the coding sequence TTGAAAGCGTTAAGGAATTACCTCGACAAGATTAAGCCTAACTTTGAGGAAGGCGGAAAGCTGGCGATGTTCCGTTCTGTATTCGAAGGTGTTGAAACATTCTTATTTGTTCCGAGCACCACTTCGAAATCAGGCGTGCATATTCACGACTATATCGATTCTAAGCGTACCATGACTGTGGTTATTATCGCTTTGTTGCCTGCTTTGCTTTTTGGTATGTACAATGTCGGCTATCAACACAATCTGGCTGTTGGTGCTGATCCCGGATTTTTGATGACATTCATCTTCGGTTTCCTGGCTGTACTGCCTAAAATTATTGTTTCGTACGTAGTAGGTCTGGGTATCGAGTTTGCTGTTGCCCAGGTGAAAAAAGAAGAAATTCAGGAAGGTTTCCTGGTTTCGGGTATATTGATCCCGATGATCGTTCCTATCGATACTCCGCTGTGGATGATTGCTGTGGCTACTGCTTTTGCGGTTATTTTTGCTAAGGAAGTATTCGGTGGTACTGGTTACAACGTGTTTAACGTTGCATTGGTAACACGTGCGTTCCTGTTCTTTGCTTATCCGGCTGCCATGTCTGGCGACCAGGTATTCGTTCGCACAGCCGATACATTCGGACTGGGTGCAGGAACAGTAGTTGACGGTTTCTCCGGAGCCACTCCGCTGGGACAGGTTGCTATTGCCGGTAAAGATATGATCGGTTCATTCCAGACAGTTGACGTACTGGGTAACCCGATGACTACCTGGGATATGTTCCTGGGACTGATTCCGGGTTCAATCGGTGAAACATCCGTATTGGCTATCCTGATCGGTGCTGTTATCCTTCTGTATACTCAGATCGCAAGCTGGAAGACCATGCTGTCTGTATTTGTAGGTGGTGCTGTTATGGCTGCTATCTTCAATATGATCGGTACAACGGTGGCTATGTGTGTATCTCCGATCGATCATTTGTTCCTGGGCGGTTTTGCTTTTGGTGCCGTATTTATGGCTACCGACCCTGTGACATCTGCACGTACTGAAACAGGTAAATATATCTATGGCTTCCTGGTAGGAGCAATGGCTATCATTATCCGTGCATTAAACCCGGGTTATCCTGAAGGTATGATGCTTGCTATCCTGTTGATGAATGTATTTGCTCCGCTGATCGACTACTATGTGGTAGAAGCTAACATCAACCGCAGATTGAAACGTGTAATCAAATAA
- the nqrC gene encoding NADH:ubiquinone reductase (Na(+)-transporting) subunit C, producing the protein MAKYKCKVCGYIHEGNKAPDVCPVCGVPASEFEEIKEAAAGKKGLDRDSNVYTVVYASVMVVLVAVVLAFTSQSLRTFQQKNEDNDKRQQILRSINVSVQPNEAEAKYSELIKESFLVNENGEKVEGDAFTATPDQHPVFVANVDGKNKYIMALSGAGLWGPLWGYLSVDEDKNTIFGADFSHQGETPGLGAEISKPEFSKEFKGKKLFFNGEFKSVAIVKPGKSVAGQDYVDGISGGTITSQGVDHMLFNSLNGYVKFLTSQNQ; encoded by the coding sequence ATGGCAAAATATAAATGTAAAGTATGTGGATATATCCACGAAGGAAATAAAGCTCCGGATGTTTGTCCTGTATGTGGCGTTCCTGCTTCTGAATTTGAAGAAATCAAAGAGGCTGCTGCCGGTAAGAAGGGATTGGATAGAGATAGCAACGTATATACAGTAGTTTATGCTTCTGTAATGGTTGTTTTGGTAGCTGTTGTATTGGCATTTACTTCTCAATCGCTGAGAACTTTCCAGCAGAAGAACGAAGATAACGACAAGAGACAGCAGATCCTGCGTTCAATCAATGTATCTGTTCAGCCTAATGAAGCTGAAGCAAAATACAGTGAACTGATCAAAGAATCTTTCCTTGTGAATGAAAATGGAGAAAAGGTAGAAGGTGACGCATTTACTGCAACACCAGATCAACATCCGGTATTCGTAGCCAATGTAGATGGTAAAAACAAATATATCATGGCTTTGTCAGGTGCAGGTTTGTGGGGACCTCTGTGGGGATATCTTTCCGTTGATGAAGACAAGAATACAATTTTTGGTGCAGACTTCAGCCACCAGGGAGAAACTCCGGGATTGGGTGCTGAGATCTCAAAACCAGAATTCAGCAAAGAATTCAAAGGTAAAAAATTGTTCTTCAACGGTGAATTCAAATCCGTAGCTATTGTTAAGCCGGGTAAGAGCGTAGCCGGTCAGGACTATGTTGACGGTATTTCAGGTGGTACGATCACCAGTCAGGGGGTTGACCATATGTTGTTCAATAGCCTGAATGGTTATGTTAAGTTTTTAACCTCACAAAATCAGTAA